In a genomic window of Candidatus Culexarchaeum yellowstonense:
- a CDS encoding 4-vinyl reductase — protein KNVHIQMPEVKGFATDKTVTPTFFGEKAIVLRKSAFKSIIEGVFKSLKIAPQLVLYFVGREMGEQYFERHVKIMGDVDKRSLAIIAEQLFQAVGFGIPENVKMDLEGVEIEYIIYDCVECGINLESGRRVKSSLIRGIIEGYYSKLLGREVECKEEECIALGDKICRMKIRAI, from the coding sequence AAAGAACGTGCATATACAAATGCCTGAAGTAAAGGGGTTTGCAACCGACAAAACAGTCACACCAACATTTTTCGGTGAAAAAGCAATTGTGTTGAGGAAATCTGCATTTAAATCCATAATTGAAGGTGTTTTTAAGAGTTTAAAGATTGCGCCTCAATTAGTATTATATTTTGTTGGTAGGGAGATGGGGGAGCAATACTTTGAGAGGCATGTGAAGATTATGGGGGATGTGGATAAGAGGAGTCTTGCAATAATTGCTGAACAATTATTCCAAGCCGTGGGGTTCGGAATACCTGAAAATGTGAAGATGGATTTGGAGGGGGTAGAGATTGAATACATAATTTATGATTGTGTTGAGTGTGGGATTAATTTGGAGTCTGGTAGGAGGGTTAAATCATCACTAATCAGGGGAATAATCGAGGGATACTACAGTAAACTATTGGGGAGAGAAGTGGAATGCAAAGAAGAAGAATGCATAGCACTAGGAGACAAAATATGTAGGATGAAGATAAGGGCTATTTAA